A region of Capra hircus breed San Clemente chromosome 11, ASM170441v1, whole genome shotgun sequence DNA encodes the following proteins:
- the LOC102189594 gene encoding LIM/homeobox protein Lhx3 isoform X3 has product MLLETDLEGDRDRPPAPATTGLCTFGGTREIPLCAGCDQHILDRFILKALDRHWHSKCLKCSDCHAPLAERCFSRGESVYCKDDFFKRFGTKCAACQLGIPPTQVVRRAQDFVYHLHCFACVVCKRQLATGDEFYLMEDSRLVCKADYETAKQREAEATAKRPRTTITAKQLETLKSAYNTSPKPARHVREQLSSETGLDMRVVQVWFQNRRAKEKRLKKDAGRQRWGQYFRNMKRTRGGSKSDKDSVQEEGQDSDAEVSFTDEPAMADMGPASGLYSSLGEPAPALGRPSGAPGSFPLEHGGLAGPEQYRELRPGSPYGVPPSPAALQSLSGPQPLLSSLVYPDAGLGLVPTGAPGGPPPMRVLAGNGPSSDLSTGSSGGYPDFPASPASWLDEVDHAQF; this is encoded by the exons ATGCTCCTGGAAACGGATCTCGAGGGCGACCGAGATCGGCCCCCGGCCCCCGCAACCACCGGCCTCTGCACCTTCGGCGGGACCAGGG AGATCCCGCTGTGTGCCGGCTGCGACCAGCACATCCTGGACCGCTTCATCCTCAAGGCTCTGGACCGCCACTGGCACAGCAAGTGCCTCAAGTGCAGCGACTGCCACGCGCCGCTGGCCGAGCGCTGCTTCAGCCGTGGGGAGAGCGTGTACTGCAAGGACGACTTCTTCAA GCGCTTCGGGACCAAGTGCGCTGCGTGCCAGCTGGGCATCCCGCCCACGCAGGTGGTGCGCCGCGCCCAGGACTTCGTGTACCACCTGCACTGCTTCGCCTGCGTCGTGTGCAAGCGGCAGCTGGCCACGGGCGACGAGTTCTATCTCATGGAGGACAGCCGGCTCGTGTGCAAGGCAGACTACGAGACAGCCAAGCAGCGAG AGGCCGAAGCCACGGCCAAGAGGCCGCGCACGACTATCACAGCCAAGCAGCTGGAGACTCTGAAGAGCGCCTACAACACCTCGCCGAAGCCCGCGCGCCACGTGCGGGAGCAGCTCTCCTCCGAGACCGGCCTAGACATGCGTGTCGTGCAG GTGTGGTTCCAGAATCGCCGGGCCAAGGAAAAGAGGCTCAAGAAGGACGCGGGCCGGCAGCGCTGGGGCCAGTATTTCCGAAACATGAAGCGCACCCGAGGCGGCTCTAAGTCTGACAAGGACAGCGtccaggaggaggggcaggacaGCGACGCGGAGGTCTCCTTCACCG acgAGCCAGCCATGGCCGACATGGGCCCCGCCAGTGGCCTCTACAGCAGCCTGGGAGAGCCTGCCCCGGCCTTGGGCCGGCCCTCGGGGGCCCCGGGCAGTTTCCCGCTGGAGCATGGAGGCCTGGCCGGCCCAGAGCAGTACAGAGAGCTGCGCCCCGGCAGCCCCTACGGCGTCCCCCCCTCGCCTGCCGCCCTGCAGAGCCTCtctggcccccagcccctcctctccagctTGGTGTATCCTGACGCCGGCTTGGGGCTCGTGCCCACGGGAGCCCCAGGTGGGCCCCCACCCATGAGAGTGCTGGCAGGGAACGGACCCAGCTCCGACCTTTCCACCGGGAGCAGCGGGGGCTACCCCGACTTCCCTGCCAGCCCTGCCTCCTGGTTGGACGAGGTGGACCACGCTCAATTCTGA
- the LOC102189594 gene encoding LIM/homeobox protein Lhx3 isoform X2 produces MEARGELVPGRESAGGDLLLALLARREDLRREIPLCAGCDQHILDRFILKALDRHWHSKCLKCSDCHAPLAERCFSRGESVYCKDDFFKRFGTKCAACQLGIPPTQVVRRAQDFVYHLHCFACVVCKRQLATGDEFYLMEDSRLVCKADYETAKQREAEATAKRPRTTITAKQLETLKSAYNTSPKPARHVREQLSSETGLDMRVVQVWFQNRRAKEKRLKKDAGRQRWGQYFRNMKRTRGGSKSDKDSVQEEGQDSDAEVSFTDEPAMADMGPASGLYSSLGEPAPALGRPSGAPGSFPLEHGGLAGPEQYRELRPGSPYGVPPSPAALQSLSGPQPLLSSLVYPDAGLGLVPTGAPGGPPPMRVLAGNGPSSDLSTGSSGGYPDFPASPASWLDEVDHAQF; encoded by the exons ATGGAGGCGCGCGGGGAGCTGGTCCCGGGCCGGGAGTCGGCGGGCGGCGACCTGCTGCTGGCGCTGCTGGCGCGGAGAGAAGACCTGCGCCGAG AGATCCCGCTGTGTGCCGGCTGCGACCAGCACATCCTGGACCGCTTCATCCTCAAGGCTCTGGACCGCCACTGGCACAGCAAGTGCCTCAAGTGCAGCGACTGCCACGCGCCGCTGGCCGAGCGCTGCTTCAGCCGTGGGGAGAGCGTGTACTGCAAGGACGACTTCTTCAA GCGCTTCGGGACCAAGTGCGCTGCGTGCCAGCTGGGCATCCCGCCCACGCAGGTGGTGCGCCGCGCCCAGGACTTCGTGTACCACCTGCACTGCTTCGCCTGCGTCGTGTGCAAGCGGCAGCTGGCCACGGGCGACGAGTTCTATCTCATGGAGGACAGCCGGCTCGTGTGCAAGGCAGACTACGAGACAGCCAAGCAGCGAG AGGCCGAAGCCACGGCCAAGAGGCCGCGCACGACTATCACAGCCAAGCAGCTGGAGACTCTGAAGAGCGCCTACAACACCTCGCCGAAGCCCGCGCGCCACGTGCGGGAGCAGCTCTCCTCCGAGACCGGCCTAGACATGCGTGTCGTGCAG GTGTGGTTCCAGAATCGCCGGGCCAAGGAAAAGAGGCTCAAGAAGGACGCGGGCCGGCAGCGCTGGGGCCAGTATTTCCGAAACATGAAGCGCACCCGAGGCGGCTCTAAGTCTGACAAGGACAGCGtccaggaggaggggcaggacaGCGACGCGGAGGTCTCCTTCACCG acgAGCCAGCCATGGCCGACATGGGCCCCGCCAGTGGCCTCTACAGCAGCCTGGGAGAGCCTGCCCCGGCCTTGGGCCGGCCCTCGGGGGCCCCGGGCAGTTTCCCGCTGGAGCATGGAGGCCTGGCCGGCCCAGAGCAGTACAGAGAGCTGCGCCCCGGCAGCCCCTACGGCGTCCCCCCCTCGCCTGCCGCCCTGCAGAGCCTCtctggcccccagcccctcctctccagctTGGTGTATCCTGACGCCGGCTTGGGGCTCGTGCCCACGGGAGCCCCAGGTGGGCCCCCACCCATGAGAGTGCTGGCAGGGAACGGACCCAGCTCCGACCTTTCCACCGGGAGCAGCGGGGGCTACCCCGACTTCCCTGCCAGCCCTGCCTCCTGGTTGGACGAGGTGGACCACGCTCAATTCTGA